A segment of the Candidatus Aminicenantes bacterium genome:
TCGATGGCGCCACGGCCGAGAAGAATCGCCACATCCGCTGCCGGCCGCCGTTGGTGCTCAGGGCGCTGCCGGCGCCGGGGGAATAGGCCCGCTTCCAGTTGAAGGGCTGGCCCGATGCGGGGTCGTAAAGCTTCTGCTCGACGGCGAACGAGACCGCGTTGGGTGAGGCCAGGAAATAGTCCTTGTTGGCCAGGTCGATCTCGCCGATCCGCGATTCGTTGGGGCAGACGCTGACCTGGTCGTCGGGCACCCGCTGCGCGCACCAGACCGCGCCCGGCTTGCCGCTCTCGGGCGTCCAGAGCGCGCCGGCCGGCATGATCTCGAAAATCCAGACTTCCTTGGGGTCGGTCACGGCCAGCATCTCGCCGCCGTCGACGAAGCCATAGCCGTACTTCTCGGCCAAGCCGCCCATGAGCAGGATGGCCTCGCGGGCGGTCTTGCAGCGCTCCATGGCCAGCAGCGTCAGCATGGTGATATCGGTCTTGGCGGCCGGGGTAGGATTCCCTATCTTGCGGACGTTGCCGATGGTCGACTCGCCGAAGGCCAGCTGCTGGTCGTTCATATAGCCGAAGACGCCGTGCATGTAGCCGTAGGTGTGGGCCGGCTCGGGGATCTCGACCCCGGCGTAGTCCTTCTTGATCATGTCCCACTTCAGGCCCTCGCTCGGCGGCCAGGTCTTCATCTGCGAGATGTGGTAGAGCTTGCGCATCTCGCCCTGTTTGTGGTCCGCGGCCGGCACCTTGAGCCAGGTCCAATCGCAGCTGCCGCAGTCGGCGGTATGGGTGGCCATGGTCGAGCCGTCCGTCGAGGCGTCCTTGCCGACCAGGATGACGGTGCAGTTATCGAGCGTCGGCTCGAAAGCCGTGGCCTCCGCCCCGCCGGAGGCCGGCCGTGACGGCAGGGCCAGATAGACGAGGGCGGCGGCGGCTAGGGCCAGGGCGGCCGGAAAACGGAAGGCGGATCTTCGGGTGGCGGTCATCTGCGGTCTCCTTGGCATTCGGATGGGGCGGTCATTCGTAGTGGACCCGGCCCGCTTCGGCTTTGGCCGGATCACGGTAATACTTGCCGACGCCGTCGCGGATGAGGTCGGCGTACTTGGGCGCCCCGGTCAGGCGGATAGCCCGATCGGGCGTCTTCTTGCTGAACTGGCGGAGGATCTCCAGGGCCGTGCTCATATGCTGGCCGACCCGCTTGTCCATGGGCCAGCCCTTCTCGTCATAGGGGACGAAGAGCTTCTTCTTCTTGGCCAGGCTGAGCAGGAAGGGATCCTTGCCGTCCAGGAGGAACTTGACCGTCTTGGGGCCGGTCGGCTGGTCCAGGAACGGGATGGGCGCTTCGAGGAGGAAGGGCAGGGTGTCGGAGAAGTCGCCGATCTCCCGGTGGGACAGGCCGCGGAAGTTCTGGGGTGACGGCTCGACGTGGCTGTCGAACCCCTCCATAGCCTTGACCATCATGGTGGCGAGGGTAGCGATCTTGGCCGATTTTTGGGGCGCGACGACGCAGTTGGTGACCGGGAACATCGTCTCGGCCCCGTGGAAGTCCAGCGCCACGTCGATCTTCTCGCGCCGCATCATCTCCATGGCCGCAAAGGTGACGCGCTCCATGATCGGACCGTCGGGCCGTCCGGGCCAGGTCCGGTTGATGTTGCGGACGTCGAGGTAGGAGAAGGCTTGCTTGTCGGGGTAGTGGATGTAGGCGTCGGGGTCGGGCCAGGATTCGAGCGGCGAGGTGTCCCGCGTGCCCATCCGGAAGCGGACCTGGCCCCAGTCGGTGGGGATGTCGAAGTAGAGCGGGTAGCCGTCGCCCGCCTTGGTGTTTCGGCTGGCGGAGCGGTTGAAGGTTGGGATGATATACAGCGTGCCCTTCTCGACCACGGCGTTCTCGATCAGAATCTGGCAGGCCAGGAGCCCGGCCGGCTCGTTAGCGTGGGTGTCGGCCAGCAGCAGGGCTTTGCCGCCCGGCTCGGCGCCTTCCATGACGAAGACGTCGGTGTCGACGAAGCGGCCCTTGAGCGCGGGGAGGTAGTCGCTCAGCTTGATGACCTTGGTGACGCCGGGGCCGGCCACGATCGGCATTTGCGAGTGGCGGTGCTTGTAGAGGGGGATTCCGCCGGCCACAGCCAGGGCCGCGGTAAGGACGGCCAGGAAGGCTTTGACGCGACCGGGATGGGCCAATTCGGCCTTGGCCGGGGCGCTCATTTGACCCTCAGGAGGCGGAGGACGAGCGGCACGATGACCAGCAGGCCCAGGATCATGTCGTTGGCGCTCTTGCGCTCGCGCAGGAAGTTCCAGCCGAGCAGGAGGACCAGCGCGGCCGTGATCAGGTAGTATAGGATCATGATGACGTTCATGGCGGGGCTCCTCACATGCTCCAGCGGACCAGGAAGGCCAGCTTGGCGCTGTAGACGACCATCAGGATGCCGGTGACCGTGATGACCAGCCAGGGCAGCCAGGTCTGGCGGAGGAAGGACCAGTAGGTGCCTTTATACTCGGAGACCATGACGCTCAGGCGTCCGATCAGGGCCGTCGGCGGCAGGCCGTCGCCGAGCGGCCAGAGGATGCTCAAGCCGGCGATGGCCACCGTGGCGTGCAGGCCGATCGAGTCGAAGAACCAGATCAACGGGATGCCCAGGATGGCCGCCGCGCCGTAGGTCAGGACGCCCTCGGACACGGGGATGATGACGGCCAGCAGAATGAACAGCAGGACCAGCGGAATGGAGATGACGGCGTAGGAGATCATGCCGCGGACACCGGTGGCGGTCATGATCTGCTGCAGCATGCCGACCACGATCATGGTGGCTAGCAGGGGCAGGAGGCGTTTCATGGTGTTGCGGGCCAGCTTCAGGACGTCGGGCTTCTTGGGGCTCACCAGCCAAGCGGTGAAGGCGGCGGCGCTGAACTCGAGCGGCAGGCCGAAGATCGGTGTCGCAAAGGGCCAGGTCCGGTTGGCTATGACCATGCCGAAGAAAACCAGGAACGGCAGGAGGACGCGCCAGCCTTTCATATTAGCCGGGGCCGGGGGCAGGGCGGCCAGAGCGGCGGCTTTGTCCAGGCCGCCTTCCTTTTTAAGTCCCAGCCAGAGGACGGTGAACGTGCCCAGGATGAGGACCGGGATGCCCAGCGTGTAGGTGAACCCGACATAGGGGATGGCTGTGCCGGCGCAGAGAATCATCGCCCAAATGTTGACCGGGGGCGCGGCCGCGGCCAAGCCGGCCACGATGAAGAGGATGGCGGCGGTCTTGCGCTCGGGGATGCCGAGTGCCTTCAAGGCCAGGGCCACCGGGGCGCCGACGACCAGCAGCGAAACGCTGCCCGCCCCGGTCAGGGCGCCGGGGATCAGGATGATGATCATCAGCACCAGGAGGGCGACGACCCGGACATTGTAGAACAGCCGGATGGCGCCGCGGACGACGTAATTGACGCCGCCCGACTCGCTGACCAAGGCCATAAAGAAGGTGGCGGTGGAAAAGACGAGCATGACGTCGAGGTAGGGGAACATGCCCTCGACCAGATGGCGGGGCAGCTCGCCGAGCGGCGGCGTCTTGAGGAAGGCCCCGCCGATCCCGCCGACCAGGGCGGCGGTCAGGATGCTGATCTCGACCGACAGCTTCTTGAAACTGGCCGCGGCGTAGGCGGCCACCATGAGGAGGAGGAGGACACCGACTTGTAGGGTCATGTTGACTCCAAGCGGGCATTGTATTCCCCGCTCCAGTCAGGGTCAAGAAGGGCCTCAGGATATGGGGATTCGCTCTGGCGGAAATTTTTGCGCCGTGGCGTCTCGTTTTTCTCGGCGGCTCGGTACTCGCGGCCCGCATCGATCTTACGGTTTTTGTACGGTCCGCTTAAACATCCTCGCCGGCCCGCTTCTTTCCGAGCGGGCTCCCCTCGAAAAACGAGAACACGCGGCGAAATTTCCGCATCGGCGCTCATCCCCATTCCCTTCGGCCGAGTTTGATCTACTTTTTCTGAGTAATGCCCGTAATATAGCAGACCGGCTTTCTGGAAAATTGACCGGCTCCCGGGACTTGTCTATGATGGGGCGGATTTCATATGCT
Coding sequences within it:
- a CDS encoding C4-dicarboxylate ABC transporter, with amino-acid sequence MTLQVGVLLLLMVAAYAAASFKKLSVEISILTAALVGGIGGAFLKTPPLGELPRHLVEGMFPYLDVMLVFSTATFFMALVSESGGVNYVVRGAIRLFYNVRVVALLVLMIIILIPGALTGAGSVSLLVVGAPVALALKALGIPERKTAAILFIVAGLAAAAPPVNIWAMILCAGTAIPYVGFTYTLGIPVLILGTFTVLWLGLKKEGGLDKAAALAALPPAPANMKGWRVLLPFLVFFGMVIANRTWPFATPIFGLPLEFSAAAFTAWLVSPKKPDVLKLARNTMKRLLPLLATMIVVGMLQQIMTATGVRGMISYAVISIPLVLLFILLAVIIPVSEGVLTYGAAAILGIPLIWFFDSIGLHATVAIAGLSILWPLGDGLPPTALIGRLSVMVSEYKGTYWSFLRQTWLPWLVITVTGILMVVYSAKLAFLVRWSM
- a CDS encoding C69 family dipeptidase; protein product: MTATRRSAFRFPAALALAAAALVYLALPSRPASGGAEATAFEPTLDNCTVILVGKDASTDGSTMATHTADCGSCDWTWLKVPAADHKQGEMRKLYHISQMKTWPPSEGLKWDMIKKDYAGVEIPEPAHTYGYMHGVFGYMNDQQLAFGESTIGNVRKIGNPTPAAKTDITMLTLLAMERCKTAREAILLMGGLAEKYGYGFVDGGEMLAVTDPKEVWIFEIMPAGALWTPESGKPGAVWCAQRVPDDQVSVCPNESRIGEIDLANKDYFLASPNAVSFAVEQKLYDPASGQPFNWKRAYSPGAGSALSTNGGRQRMWRFFSAVAPSKNFAAGLENMDFPFAVKPDQKLSVQDVMTLTRDKSYGTVFDPVKGIRGGPFQNPNYYTATRKISVSNAEYTTVTQCRAWLPDPIGGLTWLAWGDQATACYMPFYAGVTTMPKSFGVGDHFILNRASARWAFDYVDFHVQPVYSEAIKDVQKAQLEWEVGALTRIPEIDKQAQALYAKSPAEAVKLITKFSNENAEKVVAAWWDLGDALLVKYDHFGFYDAAKRTRARVQLYGSVWNKAVRMVDIWLEK
- a CDS encoding succinylglutamate desuccinylase/aspartoacylase family protein, coding for MSAPAKAELAHPGRVKAFLAVLTAALAVAGGIPLYKHRHSQMPIVAGPGVTKVIKLSDYLPALKGRFVDTDVFVMEGAEPGGKALLLADTHANEPAGLLACQILIENAVVEKGTLYIIPTFNRSASRNTKAGDGYPLYFDIPTDWGQVRFRMGTRDTSPLESWPDPDAYIHYPDKQAFSYLDVRNINRTWPGRPDGPIMERVTFAAMEMMRREKIDVALDFHGAETMFPVTNCVVAPQKSAKIATLATMMVKAMEGFDSHVEPSPQNFRGLSHREIGDFSDTLPFLLEAPIPFLDQPTGPKTVKFLLDGKDPFLLSLAKKKKLFVPYDEKGWPMDKRVGQHMSTALEILRQFSKKTPDRAIRLTGAPKYADLIRDGVGKYYRDPAKAEAGRVHYE